A window from Hoeflea sp. IMCC20628 encodes these proteins:
- a CDS encoding NAD(P)H-hydrate dehydratase produces the protein MAINDTLLVTPAAMAGIDKAAIDSGLDGFALMQAAGAHVAAVLLSRFPEVLRAVVLCGPGNNGGDGHVAAAALMRSGVDVVRYGQEPRSGGDAARAFDACPGSMQPLDAWQPQTGDVIIDALFGAGLDRPVGADVAAVIERAGAACTPVIAVDLPSGLSGRTGVPTGACFLAQDTVTFAALKPGHLLMPGREFCGRMHLGDIGIPARLIRSEDPIWRNHPGLYREALPTASFSQHKYSRGHLGVFSGPLISGGAARLSAMAGLKSGAGLATLATPPSAVLLQATHLTAIMQRAIKDEADLTDWLNDKRISGFVIGPGFGDLGKARGFTRLLAETGRPVVLDADGLTAFAEDQNELRILFKGESRLVVTPHEGEFRRLFPDLTDDMTLSKIDRARLAASELNAVVVYKGADTVIAAPDGRCAVNADAPLWLATAGSGDVLGGLIGGLLAQGMPPFEAACAGVAMHGEAGNRAGANMTAEDLVLEIGRPA, from the coding sequence ATGGCTATCAATGACACTTTACTGGTGACACCTGCCGCGATGGCGGGAATTGACAAGGCGGCAATCGACAGTGGCCTGGACGGTTTCGCCCTGATGCAGGCTGCCGGGGCTCACGTTGCGGCGGTGTTGCTGTCGCGATTTCCGGAGGTTTTGCGCGCGGTGGTGTTGTGCGGGCCGGGCAACAATGGCGGCGACGGCCATGTGGCCGCTGCGGCCTTGATGCGCTCCGGCGTCGACGTCGTCCGCTATGGACAGGAGCCAAGATCCGGCGGCGATGCGGCGCGTGCGTTCGACGCATGTCCGGGATCGATGCAGCCGCTCGACGCCTGGCAGCCGCAGACCGGCGATGTGATCATCGATGCGCTGTTTGGCGCCGGCCTCGACCGGCCGGTTGGCGCCGATGTTGCCGCGGTGATCGAGCGGGCGGGCGCGGCATGTACACCGGTGATTGCCGTCGATCTGCCTTCGGGGCTGTCAGGCCGCACCGGCGTGCCGACCGGCGCCTGTTTTTTGGCTCAGGACACTGTGACCTTTGCCGCTCTCAAACCCGGCCACCTGCTGATGCCGGGCAGGGAATTCTGTGGCCGGATGCATCTCGGTGACATCGGCATTCCTGCGCGGCTGATCCGCAGCGAGGATCCAATCTGGCGCAATCATCCCGGCCTTTACCGTGAGGCTTTGCCCACGGCGTCCTTTTCCCAGCACAAATACAGCCGCGGGCATTTGGGCGTGTTTTCCGGCCCGCTGATTTCCGGTGGCGCTGCACGGCTGTCGGCGATGGCTGGGCTGAAATCTGGCGCTGGGCTGGCGACGCTGGCGACACCGCCGAGTGCGGTCTTGCTGCAGGCGACGCATCTGACTGCGATCATGCAGCGGGCGATCAAGGACGAGGCTGACCTGACTGACTGGCTTAATGACAAGCGGATTTCAGGCTTTGTGATTGGTCCGGGATTTGGTGATCTTGGCAAGGCGCGGGGCTTCACGCGATTGCTGGCTGAGACCGGGCGTCCTGTGGTGCTGGACGCTGACGGGCTCACTGCCTTCGCTGAAGATCAGAACGAATTGCGGATTCTTTTCAAAGGGGAATCAAGGCTTGTTGTGACGCCGCATGAAGGCGAGTTTCGCCGCTTGTTCCCAGATCTGACTGATGACATGACGCTGTCGAAGATCGATCGTGCCCGACTGGCGGCAAGCGAGCTCAATGCCGTTGTTGTCTACAAGGGCGCCGATACGGTGATTGCAGCACCGGACGGACGCTGCGCCGTCAACGCCGATGCGCCACTCTGGCTGGCCACCGCCGGGTCAGGCGATGTGCTGGGTGGCCTGATCGGAGGATTGCTGGCCCAGGGCATGCCTCCATTCGAGGCGGCGTGCGCCGGTGTGGCGATGCATGGTGAGGCCGGAAACCGGGCCGGTGCGAACATGACGGCAGAGGACCTGGTGCTGGAAATCGGCAGGCCGGCTTGA
- a CDS encoding helix-turn-helix transcriptional regulator, translated as MTFELTAETSLDRPIETTDQRALRLAAVEAAVEPAVAYSHFYDDDEHVAEHEHGRAQLLHPSVGVVTVTTRAGRWMVPPGHALWIPAGVRHAVDTIGRVDMHSVYVLPDAIAGLPAHLHVTGLTPLMRCLIAEAIRLRSDAATPRAGFILGALLHEILQLPQRPLGLPFPSQKRLAQLCREYLVQPTAHLKIDHWADAAGMSRRSFTRVFRAETGLSLSTWRQQACLMAALPRLSAGETVTAVALDLGYDSVPAFTTMFCRVMGTPPKTYLRAQAVN; from the coding sequence ATGACCTTTGAACTCACAGCCGAGACCAGCCTTGATCGACCGATCGAAACCACGGATCAACGGGCACTTCGCCTTGCCGCCGTCGAGGCGGCTGTCGAACCGGCCGTGGCCTATTCGCATTTCTACGATGATGACGAGCATGTCGCCGAACACGAGCATGGCCGGGCGCAATTGCTGCATCCCAGTGTCGGTGTCGTCACCGTGACCACGCGGGCCGGCCGCTGGATGGTTCCGCCGGGCCACGCTTTGTGGATTCCCGCCGGCGTGCGCCATGCGGTCGACACCATCGGCCGCGTTGACATGCATTCGGTCTACGTGCTGCCGGACGCGATCGCCGGATTGCCGGCGCATCTCCACGTCACCGGCCTGACGCCGCTGATGCGGTGTCTCATCGCCGAGGCCATACGGCTGCGCTCCGATGCCGCCACACCACGCGCCGGCTTTATTCTCGGCGCCCTGCTGCATGAAATTCTGCAATTGCCGCAACGCCCGCTTGGCTTGCCGTTTCCGTCACAAAAGCGGCTGGCGCAATTGTGTCGCGAGTACCTGGTTCAGCCAACGGCACATCTGAAGATCGATCATTGGGCCGATGCAGCAGGAATGAGCCGGCGCAGCTTCACCCGCGTGTTTCGCGCCGAGACCGGGCTGAGCCTGTCGACCTGGCGGCAGCAGGCCTGCCTGATGGCAGCGTTGCCACGGCTCTCTGCCGGCGAGACCGTGACGGCTGTGGCGCTGGATCTGGGCTACGACAGCGTGCCGGCCTTCACCACCATGTTCTGCCGCGTCATGGGTACGCCGCCCAAAACCTATCTGCGTGCCCAAGCCGTCAATTGA